From one Tetragenococcus osmophilus genomic stretch:
- a CDS encoding CAP-associated domain-containing protein, protein MKKRGLLFAGLFLLFLILLYMQPVWFPQDSAEDKQDQAINREPPATNLNYEPIQTVGFAEWIGQDLDEFEKEYGEPEESMPSGFSFTIHRYAVDNELLEVNTEDEVITSIKYLGEDDEKIEPFNFGMTMDELAKITMIYPNFTIEQDDQTIDLELGEEDMNYRPLIAFDNGSLAILFFDQSQESQLYAIDYLDKETLLQLSPYPVTNNQTPRYEEEADSDWDRINQFKSQQTIELIQLLQEKDEQPMFSIDPNLQNASEDILQFFSQNKEDILTTERLQELQRFEKDEPGGFTLSDTEMEDLLQELGDPMVSGHLEMPIYDPSFSVLSWYSTPLLHEQMMGSEPSSLAVAFSKENVLVLWKEIEQAEESNSN, encoded by the coding sequence ATGAAAAAAAGAGGACTTCTATTTGCAGGTCTATTTCTTCTTTTTCTTATTTTATTGTATATGCAACCTGTTTGGTTTCCTCAAGATTCAGCTGAAGATAAACAGGACCAAGCGATTAATAGAGAGCCCCCGGCTACAAACTTAAATTATGAGCCGATCCAAACGGTAGGATTTGCTGAATGGATCGGTCAAGATTTAGACGAGTTTGAGAAAGAATATGGTGAGCCAGAAGAAAGCATGCCTTCAGGTTTTTCTTTTACAATTCATCGTTATGCAGTAGATAATGAACTTTTGGAAGTAAATACTGAGGATGAAGTTATTACGAGTATTAAATATCTCGGGGAAGATGATGAAAAGATTGAACCATTCAATTTTGGGATGACAATGGATGAATTAGCTAAAATTACTATGATCTATCCCAACTTTACTATTGAACAGGATGATCAAACAATTGATCTGGAATTAGGGGAAGAAGATATGAACTATCGTCCTTTAATCGCTTTTGATAATGGAAGCCTTGCGATACTTTTCTTCGACCAAAGTCAAGAAAGCCAATTATATGCGATTGATTACTTAGATAAGGAAACTTTATTACAACTTTCTCCTTACCCTGTAACCAATAACCAAACACCTCGATATGAAGAAGAGGCAGATAGTGATTGGGATAGGATCAACCAATTTAAGAGCCAGCAAACAATTGAACTTATCCAATTACTTCAAGAAAAAGATGAACAACCAATGTTTTCAATTGATCCCAATCTACAAAATGCTAGTGAAGATATTTTGCAATTTTTCAGCCAAAATAAAGAAGATATTTTAACAACAGAAAGGCTACAAGAGCTTCAAAGGTTCGAAAAAGACGAGCCTGGTGGTTTTACTTTGAGTGATACCGAGATGGAGGATTTGTTACAGGAACTGGGGGATCCTATGGTATCTGGTCATTTAGAAATGCCTATTTATGATCCTAGTTTTTCTGTTTTATCTTGGTATAGCACGCCGTTGCTTCACGAACAAATGATGGGTTCGGAGCCATCCTCTCTAGCCGTTGCCTTTTCAAAAGAAAATGTGTTAGTCTTAT
- a CDS encoding pyruvate carboxylase, which yields MDKILVANRGEIATRVFRACVELNIQTVAIYAKEDEYSVHRFKADEAYLVGEGKKPIDAYLDIEDIIRIAKLSGAQAIHPGYGFLSENLELVTRCQEEGITFIGPKPYHLDIFGDKIKAKQAAVAAGIQAIPGSDGPVADADEVVSFADEHGYPVMIKAALGGGGRGMRVAYDKKQAREGFERAKSEAKAAFGNDEIYVEKYIANPKHIEVQILADNFGNVIHLFERDCSVQRRHQKVVEVAPCVSLSDEMREKICTAAVHLMQHVGYVNAGTVEFLVENDQFYFIEVNPRVQVEHTITEMITDVDIVGTQILIAQGKELHQEIGLPKQEKITFKGAAIQCRITTEDPLNDFMPDTGKIDTYRSPGGFGVRLDVGNAYAGAVVTPYFDSLLVKVCTHAATFEQAIAKMARCIKEFRIRGVKTNMPFLKNVIAHPEFRSGKMTTLFIDQTPELFEFSFTRDRGNKTMKYISEITINGFPGIEKQEKPFYESPRVPEDLTDVKVGQTPKNILDNQGADQLSQWVRQQNEVLLTDTTFRDAHQSLLATRVRTHDLARIAQQTEKGIPQLFSSEMWGGATFDVSYRFLTEDPWERLRTLRKMMPNTLLQMLFRGSNAVGYSNYPDNVLVAFINEAAKQGMDVFRIFDSLNWLPQMEKSIQAVRDAGKIAEAAICYTGDINDPSRPKYSVQYYKDMAKELEQLGAHTIAIKDMAGLLKPQAAYRLINELKNTVDLPIHLHTHDTSGNGIMTYSEAVRAGVDIVDVAMSAMSGGTSQPSMSSLYYALDDNDRVPHIQVENVQKLNHYWEDVRPYYEPFESGMNAPQTEVYMHEMPGGQYSNLQQQAKAVGLFDRWDEIKEMYHKVNMMFGDIVKVTPSSKVVGDMALFMVQNDLSEEDIYEKGTSISFPESVISLFQGDLGQPVGGFPEKLQQIILKGRPAYTDRPGAFADPIDFNQVKDELAALIGYTPNQDEVLSYLMYPDVFLTYRKAYEQYADIKVLDTPTFFNGMRQGEKINVTIEQGKDLIIRLDEIGEPDIEGNRTLFFNLNGQRREIEVKDTSIKTSVAVKKKAEPTNKEHIGATMSGTVLEIFVKRGDRIKRGDTLMVTEAMKMETSIDAGFDGEVKHVYVTQGEPIASGDLLVEIEEK from the coding sequence ATGGATAAGATTCTTGTTGCTAACCGAGGGGAAATAGCTACACGTGTTTTTCGTGCTTGTGTAGAATTAAATATACAAACGGTTGCAATCTATGCAAAGGAAGACGAATACTCGGTACATCGTTTTAAAGCAGACGAAGCTTACTTAGTAGGTGAAGGGAAAAAACCGATTGATGCTTATTTAGATATTGAAGATATCATTCGCATTGCAAAACTTTCAGGAGCGCAAGCCATTCATCCTGGATATGGTTTTTTGTCTGAGAACTTAGAGCTTGTGACTCGATGTCAAGAAGAAGGTATTACTTTTATTGGACCTAAACCTTATCATCTAGACATTTTTGGCGACAAAATTAAAGCCAAACAAGCTGCTGTTGCTGCAGGTATTCAAGCAATACCGGGCTCTGATGGTCCTGTTGCTGATGCTGATGAAGTCGTTTCTTTTGCCGATGAGCATGGTTATCCAGTTATGATAAAAGCTGCTTTAGGCGGTGGTGGACGCGGAATGCGAGTTGCCTATGATAAAAAGCAAGCTCGAGAGGGTTTTGAGCGTGCAAAAAGTGAAGCCAAAGCCGCTTTTGGTAACGACGAAATTTATGTAGAAAAATATATTGCTAATCCAAAACATATTGAAGTACAAATTTTGGCAGATAATTTCGGGAATGTTATCCATTTATTTGAACGAGATTGTTCTGTGCAAAGAAGGCACCAAAAAGTTGTTGAAGTAGCTCCATGTGTTTCTTTAAGTGATGAAATGCGTGAAAAAATTTGCACAGCAGCTGTGCATTTGATGCAACATGTAGGTTATGTGAATGCTGGAACAGTAGAATTTTTGGTTGAAAATGATCAATTTTACTTTATTGAGGTAAATCCGCGTGTACAGGTAGAACATACGATTACAGAAATGATCACTGATGTAGACATTGTAGGGACTCAAATTTTAATTGCTCAAGGAAAAGAACTACATCAAGAAATTGGACTGCCTAAACAAGAAAAAATTACTTTTAAAGGGGCAGCTATTCAATGTCGGATTACGACAGAAGATCCATTGAATGATTTTATGCCTGATACTGGAAAAATTGATACTTACCGTTCACCAGGCGGATTTGGTGTAAGACTTGATGTTGGAAATGCATATGCTGGCGCAGTTGTTACTCCTTACTTTGACTCTTTATTAGTTAAAGTATGTACACATGCTGCTACATTTGAACAAGCAATTGCGAAAATGGCGCGCTGTATAAAAGAATTTCGGATACGCGGGGTAAAAACGAATATGCCATTTTTAAAAAATGTGATTGCTCATCCAGAATTTCGCTCAGGTAAAATGACGACGCTTTTCATTGACCAAACTCCTGAATTATTCGAGTTCTCATTTACGCGAGACCGTGGAAATAAAACAATGAAATATATTAGCGAAATCACAATAAACGGATTTCCTGGAATTGAAAAGCAAGAAAAGCCTTTTTATGAATCGCCACGTGTTCCAGAAGACTTAACTGATGTAAAAGTTGGCCAAACGCCTAAAAATATTTTGGACAACCAAGGCGCAGACCAATTAAGTCAGTGGGTACGTCAACAAAATGAAGTACTTTTGACAGATACTACCTTTCGGGATGCACATCAAAGTTTACTTGCCACTCGTGTACGTACTCATGACTTAGCAAGAATTGCACAACAAACAGAAAAAGGAATCCCTCAGCTGTTTTCTAGTGAAATGTGGGGTGGCGCTACTTTTGATGTAAGTTATCGGTTTTTGACAGAAGATCCTTGGGAAAGATTACGTACTTTGCGTAAAATGATGCCAAACACTTTATTACAAATGCTATTCCGTGGTTCAAATGCGGTAGGCTATTCTAATTACCCCGATAATGTACTAGTTGCTTTTATTAATGAAGCGGCTAAACAGGGGATGGATGTTTTTCGTATTTTTGATAGTTTAAATTGGTTGCCACAAATGGAAAAAAGTATCCAAGCAGTCAGAGATGCAGGTAAAATTGCAGAAGCTGCTATTTGCTATACAGGTGATATCAATGATCCTAGCCGGCCGAAGTATTCGGTGCAATATTACAAGGATATGGCTAAAGAGTTAGAACAATTGGGTGCTCATACTATTGCGATTAAAGATATGGCTGGTTTATTGAAGCCACAAGCGGCTTATCGCTTAATTAATGAATTAAAAAATACCGTTGATTTGCCGATCCATTTGCATACGCATGATACAAGCGGCAACGGCATTATGACTTATTCTGAAGCAGTACGTGCAGGTGTAGACATTGTGGACGTAGCCATGAGCGCGATGAGTGGTGGCACAAGCCAACCAAGTATGAGTAGTTTGTATTATGCTTTAGATGACAATGATCGAGTTCCTCATATTCAAGTGGAAAACGTACAAAAATTAAACCATTATTGGGAAGATGTACGACCTTATTATGAACCGTTTGAAAGTGGTATGAATGCCCCACAAACAGAAGTTTATATGCATGAAATGCCAGGCGGTCAATATTCAAACTTACAACAGCAAGCAAAAGCTGTGGGACTTTTTGATCGATGGGATGAAATTAAAGAAATGTATCATAAAGTGAATATGATGTTTGGTGATATTGTTAAGGTGACACCTTCTTCCAAAGTCGTAGGAGATATGGCTTTATTTATGGTTCAAAATGATTTGTCAGAAGAAGATATTTATGAAAAAGGGACATCGATTAGTTTTCCAGAATCCGTTATTTCCCTTTTCCAAGGAGATTTGGGTCAACCTGTAGGAGGTTTCCCGGAAAAATTACAGCAAATTATTTTAAAGGGAAGACCAGCTTATACCGATCGACCAGGTGCTTTTGCAGATCCTATAGATTTTAACCAAGTAAAAGATGAGTTAGCTGCGTTGATTGGTTACACACCTAATCAGGACGAAGTATTGAGTTATCTCATGTACCCTGATGTTTTCTTAACTTACCGTAAAGCTTATGAACAATATGCAGATATTAAAGTTTTAGATACGCCAACGTTTTTCAATGGCATGCGTCAAGGCGAAAAAATAAATGTGACCATTGAACAAGGCAAGGACTTAATTATCCGTTTGGATGAAATTGGTGAACCAGACATTGAAGGAAATCGCACGCTATTTTTCAATTTAAATGGTCAACGCCGTGAAATTGAAGTGAAAGATACTTCGATAAAAACAAGCGTCGCTGTTAAAAAGAAAGCTGAACCAACCAACAAAGAACATATTGGAGCTACCATGTCCGGTACAGTTTTGGAAATATTTGTTAAAAGAGGCGATCGGATTAAAAGAGGAGATACTTTAATGGTTACTGAAGCTATGAAAATGGAAACTTCTATCGATGCCGGCTTTGATGGAGAGGTTAAACATGTGTATGTGACACAAGGAGAGCCGATTGCATCAGGTGACTTACTGGTTGAAATTGAAGAGAAGTAG
- a CDS encoding FtsW/RodA/SpoVE family cell cycle protein, protein MPNKIKKRHFIDWGILIPYLFLSIIGLMMVYSTTSYVLLENGQYPGRQAIFQLVFWLISLFLIFFIYKLKTNVLKNVKVTFVALLIVCFFLFLAFAFSPVNGAYGWIQIPGMGTIQPAEFFKVVAIWVFAAALAKRQSQIQYHFMYSVKGLLLTMLVPISALLFYPDFGNAAIIVLLSIVMLLASGVNYIYTLYTGLIGILGSILAIFGVNTIGKYFIPDYVLSRFAVFRNPFIDEYGDGHQMIHGYYALFNGGLFGRGLGNSIQKKGFLQFAHTDYAFAIVVEELGLIVAILVLGVLFYMITRILLIGIRSKDPFNSIMCIGIGALFLISIFINLGGITGIIPLSGITFPFISQGGSSLMMFSVCVGFALNISADEKKKAMLEKQEAGK, encoded by the coding sequence TTGCCTAATAAGATAAAAAAAAGGCACTTTATAGATTGGGGGATCTTAATTCCTTATCTATTTTTGTCCATTATTGGCTTAATGATGGTTTATAGTACTACTTCTTATGTGTTGCTAGAAAATGGACAATATCCAGGTCGTCAAGCGATCTTTCAATTAGTATTTTGGCTTATTAGTTTGTTTTTAATCTTTTTTATCTATAAATTAAAAACAAATGTTTTGAAAAATGTAAAAGTTACTTTTGTGGCATTACTCATTGTTTGCTTTTTTCTATTTTTAGCTTTTGCCTTTAGTCCTGTTAATGGTGCTTATGGGTGGATACAAATCCCTGGAATGGGAACGATTCAGCCGGCAGAGTTTTTTAAGGTAGTTGCGATATGGGTTTTTGCTGCAGCCTTAGCGAAACGACAAAGCCAAATTCAGTATCATTTTATGTATAGTGTTAAAGGTTTACTACTAACCATGCTGGTGCCTATTTCGGCATTACTGTTTTATCCAGATTTTGGGAATGCAGCAATTATTGTTTTACTTAGTATCGTTATGTTGCTGGCAAGTGGTGTAAATTATATCTATACTCTTTATACAGGTTTAATCGGTATCTTGGGAAGTATTTTAGCGATATTTGGCGTAAATACAATAGGTAAGTATTTCATACCTGATTATGTGCTCTCTCGATTTGCGGTATTTCGTAATCCTTTTATCGATGAGTATGGTGATGGTCATCAAATGATTCATGGTTATTATGCTTTGTTTAATGGTGGATTATTTGGACGTGGACTAGGAAACAGTATTCAAAAAAAAGGGTTCTTACAATTTGCGCATACTGATTATGCATTTGCTATTGTAGTTGAAGAACTGGGATTGATTGTAGCCATTTTGGTTTTAGGTGTTTTGTTTTATATGATTACACGCATTTTATTAATCGGTATTCGATCAAAAGATCCGTTTAATTCAATTATGTGCATCGGTATTGGTGCATTATTTTTAATTTCTATTTTTATTAATTTAGGTGGTATTACTGGAATAATCCCGTTAAGTGGGATTACTTTTCCTTTTATTAGTCAAGGCGGGTCTAGTTTAATGATGTTTTCGGTCTGTGTTGGCTTTGCATTAAATATTAGTGCAGATGAAAAGAAAAAAGCTATGTTAGAAAAACAAGAAGCTGGGAAATAA
- a CDS encoding YlaN family protein, which translates to MEAISPELALDLLYEEADRIKMLIKNQQNRFCIFQCKAFEEVVDTQMYGLSRQVSFSIRLGIISNETGQQLLGDLERDLNQLYNQAYEENEINMQGKEV; encoded by the coding sequence ATGGAAGCTATTTCTCCGGAATTAGCGTTAGATTTGCTTTATGAAGAGGCAGATCGTATCAAAATGCTAATTAAAAATCAGCAAAATCGTTTTTGCATTTTTCAATGTAAGGCATTTGAAGAGGTAGTCGATACACAAATGTATGGACTGTCTAGACAGGTTTCTTTTTCAATTCGTTTGGGAATTATTTCAAATGAAACAGGCCAGCAATTGCTTGGTGATCTTGAGCGTGATTTAAATCAGTTATATAATCAAGCTTATGAAGAAAATGAAATAAATATGCAAGGCAAGGAGGTATAA